One region of Pseudomonas glycinae genomic DNA includes:
- a CDS encoding ABC transporter permease, which produces MFETLLQHLGLSAFSLKGFGLLLLEGTWMTIKLSALSLLVAVLLGLLGASAKLSKIKLLRLPAQLYTTLIRGVPDLVLMLLIFYSLQTWLTTLTDYLEWEYIEIDPFSAGVLTLGFIYGAYFTETFRGAILAVPRGQVEAATAYGLKRGQRFRFVVFPQMMRFALPGIGNNWMVMLKATALVSIIGLADLVKAAQDAGKSTYQLFYFLVLAALIYLLITSASNFILRWLERRYAAGAREAVR; this is translated from the coding sequence ATGTTCGAAACCCTCTTACAACATCTGGGGCTCTCCGCCTTCAGCCTCAAGGGCTTTGGCCTGTTGCTGTTGGAAGGCACCTGGATGACCATCAAATTGTCGGCGTTGTCGCTGCTGGTGGCCGTGTTGCTCGGCCTGCTCGGCGCCAGTGCCAAGCTGTCAAAAATCAAACTGCTGCGCCTGCCCGCCCAGCTCTACACCACGCTGATTCGCGGGGTGCCCGACCTGGTGCTGATGCTGCTGATCTTCTACAGCCTGCAAACCTGGCTGACGACGCTCACCGATTACCTGGAATGGGAATACATCGAGATCGACCCGTTCAGCGCCGGGGTCCTGACCCTGGGCTTCATTTACGGCGCGTACTTCACTGAAACCTTTCGCGGGGCGATTCTTGCCGTGCCGCGCGGCCAGGTCGAAGCCGCCACCGCCTATGGTCTCAAGCGCGGCCAGCGCTTTCGCTTCGTGGTGTTCCCGCAAATGATGCGCTTCGCCCTGCCGGGCATCGGCAACAACTGGATGGTGATGCTCAAGGCCACCGCGCTGGTTTCGATCATCGGCCTGGCCGATCTGGTCAAGGCCGCACAGGACGCCGGCAAGAGCACCTATCAGCTGTTTTACTTCCTGGTGCTCGCCGCGTTGATTTACCTGCTCATCACCAGTGCCTCGAACTTCATCCTGCGCTGGCTCGAACGCCGCTACGCCGCCGGTGCAAGGGAGGCCGTACGATGA
- a CDS encoding ABC transporter permease — MIELLQEYWKAFLYTDGQNITGLAMTMWLLSASIFFGFIVSIPLSIARVSPHFYIRWPVQFYTYLFRGTPLYIQLLICYTGIYSLAAVRAQPLLDSFFRDAMNCTILAFALNTCAYTTEIFAGAIRSMNHGEVEAAKAYGLTGWKLYAYVIMPSALRRSLPYYSNEVILMLHSTTVAFTATIPDILKVARDANSATFLTFQSFGIAALIYLTITFALVGLFRLAERRWLAFLGPTH; from the coding sequence ATGATCGAACTCCTGCAGGAATACTGGAAAGCCTTCCTTTATACCGACGGTCAGAACATCACTGGTCTTGCGATGACGATGTGGCTGCTCAGCGCCTCGATCTTCTTCGGCTTCATCGTGTCGATTCCGCTGTCGATCGCCCGGGTCTCGCCGCACTTCTACATTCGCTGGCCGGTGCAGTTCTACACCTACCTGTTCCGTGGCACGCCGCTCTATATCCAGCTGCTGATCTGCTACACCGGGATCTACAGCCTGGCCGCCGTGCGCGCGCAGCCGCTGCTCGACAGTTTCTTTCGCGATGCGATGAACTGCACGATCCTGGCCTTCGCCCTCAACACTTGCGCCTACACCACGGAGATTTTCGCCGGGGCGATCCGCAGCATGAACCACGGTGAAGTCGAAGCGGCCAAGGCCTACGGGCTGACCGGCTGGAAGCTGTATGCCTACGTGATCATGCCGTCGGCGCTGCGCCGTTCGTTGCCGTACTACAGCAACGAAGTGATCCTGATGCTGCACTCGACCACCGTGGCCTTCACCGCGACCATCCCCGACATCCTGAAAGTCGCGCGGGACGCCAACTCGGCGACCTTCCTGACCTTTCAGTCGTTCGGCATCGCCGCGCTGATCTACCTGACCATCACCTTTGCGCTGGTCGGCCTGTTCCGCCTTGCCGAACGCCGATGGCTGGCCTTCCTCGGCCCGACCCACTAG
- a CDS encoding succinylglutamate desuccinylase/aspartoacylase family protein, translating to MRHQIHDLLAPLPGTARQIHSFHFGPDKAQGKIYIQSSLHADELPGMLVAWHLKQRLAELEAAGRLRSEIVLVPVANPVGLEQVLMDVPLGRYELESGQNFNRWFVDLSEEIGNEIETQLCDDPQRNLELIRASLRNALARQTASTQLQSQRLTLQRLACDADMVLDLHCDFESVVHLYTTPEAWPQVEPLARYIESQASLLATDSGGQSFDECFTLLWWQLKERFGEHFEIPLGSFSVTVELRGQGDVTHPLASRDCQALIDYLIHFGAIVGEPKALPALPHPATPLAGVEPVATPVGGLLVYTATPGQLLEAGQKIAEVIDPINDRVTPVHCTASGLLYARSLRRMATAGMVIAHVAGAEAYRSGYLLSP from the coding sequence ATGCGTCATCAGATACACGACCTGCTGGCCCCGCTGCCGGGGACCGCACGACAGATCCACAGTTTTCACTTTGGCCCGGACAAGGCCCAGGGCAAGATCTACATCCAGTCTTCGCTGCACGCCGACGAACTGCCCGGCATGCTCGTGGCCTGGCACCTCAAACAGCGCCTGGCGGAGCTGGAAGCCGCCGGCCGCCTGCGCAGCGAAATCGTGCTGGTGCCGGTGGCCAACCCGGTCGGCCTCGAACAGGTGCTGATGGATGTGCCGCTGGGCCGCTACGAATTGGAGAGCGGGCAGAACTTCAACCGCTGGTTCGTCGACCTCAGCGAGGAAATCGGCAACGAGATCGAAACACAGCTGTGCGACGACCCGCAGCGCAACCTTGAGCTGATCCGCGCCAGCCTGCGCAATGCCCTCGCCCGCCAGACCGCCAGCACCCAACTGCAATCCCAGCGCCTGACCCTGCAACGGCTGGCCTGCGATGCGGACATGGTGCTCGACCTGCATTGCGATTTCGAATCCGTGGTTCACCTCTACACAACGCCCGAGGCTTGGCCGCAGGTCGAGCCGCTGGCGCGCTACATCGAATCCCAGGCGAGCCTGTTGGCCACCGACTCCGGCGGCCAGTCGTTCGACGAGTGCTTCACCCTGCTGTGGTGGCAATTGAAGGAGCGCTTCGGCGAACACTTCGAGATTCCGCTCGGCAGCTTTTCGGTCACCGTCGAGTTGCGTGGCCAGGGGGATGTCACCCATCCGCTGGCCAGTCGCGATTGCCAGGCGCTGATCGATTACCTGATTCATTTCGGCGCCATCGTCGGCGAACCCAAAGCCTTGCCAGCCCTGCCACATCCCGCCACACCTTTGGCCGGCGTAGAACCGGTGGCCACTCCCGTCGGCGGCCTGCTCGTCTACACCGCCACGCCCGGCCAGCTTCTGGAAGCCGGGCAGAAAATCGCCGAAGTCATCGACCCGATCAACGACCGGGTCACACCAGTCCATTGCACCGCTTCCGGTCTGCTCTATGCCCGCTCGCTGCGGCGCATGGCCACCGCCGGGATGGTGATCGCCCACGTCGCGGGCGCCGAAGCCTATCGCAGCGGCTATCTACTTTCGCCTTGA
- a CDS encoding ABC transporter ATP-binding protein: protein MYKLTVEGLHKSYGDHQVLKGVSLKARTGDVISLIGASGSGKSTFLRCINFLEQPNDGAMSLDGQAIRMVTDRHGMHVADPNELQRLRTRLAMVFQHFNLWSHMTVLENITMAPRRVLGCSKQEADDRARRYLEKVGLPARVADQYPAFLSGGQQQRVAIARALAMEPEVMLFDEPTSALDPELVGEVLKVIQGLAEEGRTMIMVTHEMSFARKVSSQVLFLHQGLVEEEGAPEEVLGNPKSERLKQFLSGNLK, encoded by the coding sequence ATGTACAAATTGACCGTTGAAGGCCTGCACAAAAGCTATGGCGACCATCAGGTGCTCAAAGGCGTGTCGCTCAAGGCCAGGACCGGTGACGTGATCAGCCTGATCGGCGCCAGCGGCTCGGGCAAAAGCACCTTTTTGCGCTGCATCAACTTTCTCGAACAACCCAACGACGGCGCGATGAGCCTCGATGGCCAGGCGATCCGCATGGTCACCGACCGCCACGGCATGCACGTCGCCGACCCCAATGAACTGCAACGCCTGCGCACCCGGCTGGCGATGGTGTTTCAGCATTTCAACCTGTGGAGCCACATGACCGTGCTGGAAAACATCACCATGGCCCCGCGCCGGGTGCTGGGCTGCAGCAAACAGGAAGCCGACGACCGCGCCCGGCGTTATCTGGAAAAGGTCGGCCTGCCGGCACGGGTGGCCGATCAGTACCCGGCGTTTCTCTCCGGCGGTCAGCAACAGCGCGTGGCCATCGCCCGGGCCTTGGCGATGGAACCAGAGGTCATGCTGTTCGACGAACCGACTTCGGCACTTGACCCGGAGCTGGTCGGCGAAGTGCTCAAGGTGATTCAGGGCCTGGCCGAAGAAGGCCGGACCATGATCATGGTCACCCATGAAATGAGCTTTGCGCGCAAGGTCTCGAGCCAGGTGCTGTTCCTGCATCAGGGGCTGGTGGAAGAAGAAGGCGCACCCGAAGAAGTGCTGGGCAATCCGAAAAGCGAACGCCTGAAGCAATTCCTCAGCGGCAATCTCAAGTAA